Proteins co-encoded in one Oculatellaceae cyanobacterium genomic window:
- a CDS encoding ABC-ATPase domain-containing protein, translated as MANQENLRQLLISLDHRGYKAYKDIRGSYDFPNFTLIIDRVQGDPFATPSQLRVKIPQTIAKFPRHVYQNRSREIALRDYLTREFYHATQSIRQRRGTGNSGLIAIALPSQAILDRTSAFINDEFVEIRFVVGLPGDGRRINAPEAVELLCQQIPQLIERTLIYSNLDAVAIENHITTAEDADFIREKLSEKKLVAFVADGAILPRCSGVDEKPLLDQVIPFKSPDSLRIEFNCPNRGLVTGMGIPQGVTLIVGGGYHGKSTLLKAIELGIYNHIPNDGRELVITNSFAVKISAEDGRSIIGVNISPFINHLPQNRSTTNFSTQNASGSTSQAANIIEALEAGTQLLLIDEDTAATNFMIRDRRMQALIAKDFEPITPFIDKVRQLYTEYGVSTILVMGGSGDYFDVADTVIAMQNFQPSEVTQKAKAIAQQYTTNRTTEGGQEFGKFTARILLANKSQSNFTQYKREWKVRDLDIIIFNKEEIDLSAVEQLVEVGQLRAIAATISYIAQHYLDHHTLPEILDNAIADITAQGFDILTSFPDGDLVFFRRLELAAAINRWRSLNTK; from the coding sequence ATGGCAAACCAAGAAAATCTACGTCAATTATTAATTTCCCTAGATCATCGCGGATATAAAGCTTATAAAGACATTCGCGGAAGTTACGATTTTCCCAATTTTACTTTAATTATTGACCGCGTACAGGGAGATCCTTTTGCTACACCTAGCCAATTACGGGTAAAAATTCCCCAAACAATTGCTAAGTTTCCCCGTCATGTCTATCAAAATCGTAGCCGAGAAATTGCCCTACGAGATTATCTTACACGGGAATTTTACCATGCCACCCAGTCTATCCGCCAAAGACGCGGAACAGGAAATAGTGGCTTAATTGCGATCGCACTTCCAAGTCAAGCTATCTTAGATCGCACTTCTGCATTTATCAATGATGAGTTTGTAGAAATACGCTTTGTTGTTGGTTTACCTGGCGATGGTCGGCGGATTAATGCACCCGAAGCAGTAGAATTACTATGCCAACAAATTCCGCAATTAATTGAACGCACATTAATATATAGTAATCTCGATGCCGTAGCAATTGAAAATCATATTACTACTGCTGAAGATGCAGATTTTATTAGAGAAAAACTTAGTGAAAAAAAGTTAGTTGCTTTTGTTGCTGATGGTGCAATTTTACCTCGTTGCAGTGGCGTAGATGAAAAACCACTTTTAGATCAAGTAATACCGTTTAAATCTCCAGATAGTTTAAGAATAGAGTTTAATTGTCCCAATCGTGGTTTAGTAACAGGTATGGGGATACCCCAAGGCGTTACTTTAATTGTTGGGGGTGGTTATCATGGTAAATCTACTTTATTAAAAGCGATTGAATTAGGAATTTATAACCATATCCCTAATGATGGACGGGAATTAGTTATTACAAATTCATTCGCAGTTAAAATTAGTGCTGAAGATGGGCGCAGTATTATAGGTGTAAATATTTCACCGTTTATTAATCATCTCCCGCAAAATCGTTCAACTACTAATTTTTCTACACAAAATGCTAGTGGTAGCACTTCCCAAGCAGCCAATATTATTGAGGCGTTAGAAGCTGGTACGCAGTTGTTATTAATAGATGAAGACACTGCTGCTACTAACTTTATGATCCGCGATCGCAGAATGCAAGCTTTGATTGCCAAAGATTTTGAACCGATCACACCTTTTATTGATAAAGTCAGACAACTTTATACAGAATATGGCGTGTCTACTATCTTGGTAATGGGTGGTAGCGGTGATTATTTTGATGTTGCAGATACCGTGATTGCAATGCAAAATTTTCAACCCTCAGAAGTGACCCAGAAAGCCAAAGCGATTGCACAACAATATACAACTAATCGTACTACTGAAGGTGGTCAAGAGTTTGGAAAATTCACAGCAAGAATTTTATTAGCGAATAAATCTCAGTCGAATTTTACTCAGTACAAACGCGAGTGGAAAGTCCGAGATTTAGATATTATTATTTTCAACAAAGAGGAAATAGATTTATCCGCAGTAGAACAGCTTGTAGAAGTAGGTCAATTGAGAGCGATCGCTGCTACGATCAGCTATATTGCTCAGCATTATCTCGATCATCACACACTCCCAGAGATTTTAGATAATGCGATCGCGGATATTACAGCACAAGGCTTTGATATACTGACATCATTCCCAGACGGAGATTTGGTATTCTTCAGACGCTTAGAGTTAGCTGCGGCAATTAATCGCTGGCGTTCCCTAAATACTAAATAG
- a CDS encoding addiction module protein — protein MSSHPLLKVDISQLSVAERIQLAEDLWDSISQQQEELPLSEAQQQELDRRLENYQENPTNGSSWEEVKKRLDFSR, from the coding sequence ATGAGTTCCCATCCCCTGTTGAAAGTTGACATTTCTCAACTCAGTGTTGCAGAACGTATTCAATTAGCTGAAGATTTATGGGATAGTATTTCTCAACAGCAAGAGGAACTTCCCTTGAGTGAAGCGCAACAACAAGAATTAGATCGACGGTTAGAAAATTACCAGGAAAACCCTACAAATGGTTCTAGTTGGGAAGAGGTTAAAAAACGGTTAGACTTCTCGCGATGA
- a CDS encoding RNA-binding S4 domain-containing protein, with amino-acid sequence MTNSNNTIELGKFLKWAGVVQTGGEAKILIQAGRVKVNDVIETRRGHKLVEGDRVFVNNRTFTVELS; translated from the coding sequence ATGACAAACAGCAATAACACAATTGAACTGGGAAAATTTTTGAAATGGGCGGGTGTAGTTCAAACTGGGGGTGAAGCTAAGATACTCATCCAAGCAGGTAGAGTTAAGGTGAATGATGTGATCGAGACGCGCCGAGGACATAAATTAGTAGAAGGCGATCGCGTTTTTGTAAACAACAGAACTTTCACCGTCGAGTTAAGTTAA
- a CDS encoding EVE domain-containing protein — protein MNYWLMKSEPKAFSITDLQKQGFTVWDGVRNYQARNFLRKMQPGDLAFFYHSNAVPPGIVGLMSVVESNVEDHTQFDPNSPYYDPKSSKESSRWQTVIVEFVEAFSIIISLEKLKQEFSDRELAVIKKGNRLSVMPVSEEVAEKIIALAHS, from the coding sequence ATGAATTATTGGTTGATGAAGTCGGAACCAAAAGCATTTAGTATTACTGATTTGCAAAAGCAAGGTTTTACAGTTTGGGATGGTGTGCGTAACTATCAAGCACGTAATTTTTTACGCAAAATGCAACCAGGTGATTTAGCATTTTTCTATCACTCTAATGCTGTACCACCTGGAATTGTGGGGTTAATGTCTGTGGTAGAAAGTAACGTGGAAGATCATACGCAGTTTGATCCTAATAGTCCTTACTACGATCCAAAATCAAGTAAAGAGTCCTCCCGATGGCAAACTGTAATTGTAGAATTCGTAGAAGCTTTTTCTATTATTATTTCTTTAGAAAAACTTAAGCAAGAATTTAGCGATCGCGAATTAGCTGTAATAAAAAAAGGCAATAGATTATCAGTTATGCCCGTATCAGAAGAAGTAGCTGAAAAAATTATCGCGCTCGCTCATTCTTAG
- a CDS encoding NAD-binding protein: protein MYIIIVGAGAVGSSLIKLALQNDHKVAMIESDQERAQAVLQNYDVQVFHANIAQGGILDEADADNADAIIATTGDDSANLMTMFLGKERGIKTLISMINDPQHQGMFERLGAQVLVDPEVIIAKHLYNFMDKK from the coding sequence ATGTATATAATTATTGTTGGTGCAGGAGCCGTAGGCTCTAGTTTAATAAAACTAGCTTTGCAAAACGATCATAAAGTGGCGATGATCGAATCTGACCAAGAAAGAGCGCAAGCAGTGTTACAAAACTATGATGTGCAAGTATTTCATGCAAACATTGCCCAAGGTGGAATTTTAGATGAAGCAGATGCCGATAATGCTGATGCGATAATTGCTACTACAGGTGATGATTCAGCTAATTTAATGACAATGTTTCTTGGTAAAGAACGTGGTATCAAGACATTAATTAGTATGATTAACGATCCACAGCATCAAGGAATGTTTGAACGCTTAGGCGCACAAGTACTTGTAGATCCAGAAGTAATTATTGCTAAACATCTTTATAATTTTATGGATAAAAAGTGA
- a CDS encoding TrkH family potassium uptake protein: MNIKINWLSRNTKAIIRDVGLLLHLPGIMALVSLPICFIFSEYYTIPAFLLTALASLSIGQLLYQIGDYSSDTRLRHAMLVAAISWGVVPFLGAIPFLAIASHFATLPEASQTILNFQNPGNALFESFAGFSSAGLTMALHPSKLPHSLQWWRSLMQWIGGVGIIVLVIAVLEPSTDAYELYYAEGREKRIALTVTKTVRKIWKIYLFYTALSILLLRITGMRWWEAINHGLTGIATGGFAITDDSMSSYSIPMQLAMIIILILGSISFAIHYQLLTQRRLSVLWQDAQHRALWFLLVLGTILLLLENFWHSQSFLWLDSLFQWISALSTCGFSTVKLQNWSPTAKLLLSIAMIFGGAAGSTVGGLKLKRVAFLYKAILWRFSRLSLQPHELMRYKLENKVLTESEASRQIKGAAVLALLWISLLIFGVLILLHVVKPEYTLSDVIFEGASALGSVGLSIGISQPDLHWLGKLILILFMWMGRLEIVPVILLFSAIVSNIKSLRRQA, encoded by the coding sequence GTGAATATTAAAATTAATTGGTTAAGTCGCAATACTAAGGCAATTATACGAGATGTAGGTTTATTGTTACACCTACCAGGAATCATGGCTTTAGTTTCATTACCTATTTGTTTTATATTTAGTGAGTATTATACTATTCCAGCGTTTTTATTGACAGCTTTAGCTTCTTTAAGTATCGGTCAATTACTATATCAAATTGGCGATTATTCTAGTGACACACGTTTACGCCATGCGATGTTGGTTGCAGCAATAAGTTGGGGTGTAGTACCGTTTTTAGGTGCAATTCCATTTTTAGCGATCGCATCTCATTTTGCCACACTTCCCGAAGCATCCCAAACTATCTTAAATTTTCAAAATCCTGGCAATGCGCTGTTTGAATCATTTGCTGGATTCAGCAGTGCAGGATTAACAATGGCACTGCATCCTAGTAAATTACCACACAGTTTACAGTGGTGGCGATCGCTGATGCAATGGATTGGCGGTGTTGGTATTATCGTGCTAGTCATCGCTGTACTAGAACCTAGCACAGATGCTTATGAACTTTATTATGCCGAGGGACGGGAAAAAAGAATTGCCCTCACTGTAACTAAAACTGTCCGCAAAATTTGGAAAATTTACTTATTCTATACAGCATTGAGCATTTTATTATTGCGAATAACAGGGATGCGTTGGTGGGAAGCAATTAATCATGGTTTAACAGGTATTGCTACAGGTGGATTTGCGATCACAGATGACAGCATGAGTAGTTATAGTATTCCTATGCAACTGGCAATGATTATTATTTTGATTTTAGGTTCTATTAGTTTTGCCATTCATTATCAACTACTAACTCAGCGACGTTTATCTGTATTGTGGCAAGATGCCCAACATCGCGCATTGTGGTTTCTCTTAGTATTAGGAACAATCCTACTATTATTAGAAAACTTTTGGCATAGCCAATCATTTCTTTGGCTAGACTCACTATTTCAATGGATTTCCGCCTTAAGTACCTGTGGTTTTAGTACCGTCAAATTGCAAAATTGGAGTCCCACAGCTAAATTGTTATTAAGTATAGCAATGATTTTTGGTGGTGCGGCTGGTTCTACAGTTGGTGGACTTAAGCTAAAGCGAGTAGCATTTCTGTACAAAGCGATCTTATGGCGTTTTAGTAGGCTTTCTCTACAACCCCACGAACTAATGCGCTACAAGCTAGAAAATAAAGTGCTAACAGAATCAGAAGCTAGTCGCCAAATTAAAGGTGCTGCTGTTTTAGCACTGTTATGGATAAGTTTATTAATATTTGGTGTTTTAATATTACTGCACGTAGTTAAACCAGAATACACTTTAAGTGACGTAATTTTTGAAGGTGCATCAGCTTTAGGAAGTGTTGGTTTATCTATAGGTATTTCTCAACCAGACTTACACTGGTTAGGTAAATTAATTTTAATATTATTTATGTGGATGGGGCGATTAGAAATTGTCCCGGTAATATTATTATTTTCGGCAATTGTATCAAACATAAAAAGCCTGCGTAGGCAGGCTTAG
- a CDS encoding DUF2382 domain-containing protein, which translates to MVLYKLEELDDDYQATFDGDDVKGMDVYADIDDEKVGSVKNILVDESGNFRYLVIDTGGWIFGKQVLLPMGRARIDDNNRRIYATGLTKEQAKALPEFNDDLKIDHDYEERVRGVYRPQGVETSANLDTSAPIDTAPLTTPYAAAPVAGANYSQAGSYNYDHDVDLYGMNDQNHKTLKLYQERLVANKTRAKAGEVTVGKHVETETARVSVPIETERVVIERTSPSDTGRVVSPGEAKFNEGEVARVDVYKETPDVHKEAFVREEVRVSKEVTQETATAEGQVRREELDVNAGDRLNVDRR; encoded by the coding sequence ATGGTACTTTACAAGCTCGAGGAACTTGATGACGACTACCAAGCTACTTTTGACGGTGATGATGTCAAAGGAATGGATGTCTATGCAGATATAGACGATGAAAAGGTTGGAAGTGTCAAAAATATTTTAGTTGATGAATCCGGTAATTTTCGTTACTTGGTAATCGACACAGGTGGCTGGATTTTCGGTAAGCAAGTATTATTACCAATGGGTCGCGCACGGATTGATGATAATAACCGACGGATTTATGCAACGGGGTTAACTAAGGAGCAAGCCAAAGCTTTACCTGAATTTAACGACGATCTGAAAATTGATCATGATTATGAAGAGCGTGTCAGGGGAGTTTATCGCCCTCAAGGTGTAGAAACATCAGCAAATTTAGATACTTCTGCACCTATAGATACAGCACCCTTAACTACTCCTTATGCGGCTGCTCCTGTAGCTGGTGCTAACTATAGTCAGGCAGGTAGCTACAACTACGATCACGATGTCGATTTGTACGGGATGAATGATCAGAATCATAAAACCCTAAAGTTGTATCAAGAACGGTTGGTAGCTAATAAAACCCGTGCTAAGGCAGGGGAAGTAACGGTTGGTAAACACGTGGAAACTGAGACTGCGAGGGTTTCAGTACCAATCGAAACAGAGCGCGTGGTAATTGAACGCACTAGCCCATCTGATACAGGGCGTGTTGTTAGTCCTGGTGAAGCTAAGTTCAACGAAGGTGAAGTTGCACGGGTGGATGTTTATAAAGAAACTCCTGATGTTCACAAAGAAGCTTTTGTGCGTGAGGAAGTTAGAGTTAGCAAAGAAGTAACTCAAGAAACTGCTACTGCGGAAGGTCAAGTACGTCGGGAAGAATTGGATGTTAATGCAGGCGATCGCTTGAATGTAGATCGACGCTAA
- a CDS encoding mechanosensitive ion channel family protein yields the protein MNPEASLSTAWLKVQGMINGTIVMLPNIVAALIIFSIFYAIAKSLKSIVKRITRRHRHARNLGLVLGRLAEGIVLLVGSFVSLSVIFPSFKAGDLIQLLGISGVAIGFAFRDILQNFLAGILILLTEPFKIDDQIIFNDYEGTVENIQTRATTIRTYDGRRIVIPNSELFTNSVIVNTAFEHRRLEYDIGIGYGDDIDRAKELILEAIYSVNGILKDPAPDALVIDLADSTVNIRARWWIQPPRRADAMIARDKVLTAIKKKLTAHGIDLPFPTQQILFHDQTEETDGDRTRQREGWPAGKKEVPKPRSIGGSLRKLAETRSSRRDGNGNNHSYENPAN from the coding sequence ATGAATCCTGAAGCATCATTATCTACAGCATGGCTCAAAGTTCAGGGGATGATCAACGGCACAATTGTGATGCTGCCAAATATTGTTGCCGCTTTGATCATTTTCTCCATTTTTTATGCCATTGCTAAATCGCTCAAGTCTATTGTCAAACGAATTACTCGCAGACATAGACACGCAAGAAATTTGGGATTGGTGCTAGGAAGATTAGCAGAAGGAATTGTACTTTTAGTCGGTTCATTTGTCTCGTTATCTGTTATTTTTCCCTCATTCAAAGCAGGAGATTTAATTCAATTGTTAGGAATTAGTGGGGTAGCCATAGGCTTTGCCTTTCGTGATATTCTGCAAAATTTCCTGGCTGGTATTTTGATTTTGTTAACTGAGCCATTTAAAATTGATGACCAAATTATTTTTAATGATTATGAAGGAACAGTTGAAAATATTCAAACACGCGCAACCACAATCAGAACTTATGATGGTCGTCGAATTGTAATTCCTAATTCAGAATTGTTTACCAATTCAGTAATAGTAAACACCGCTTTTGAACATCGTCGTTTAGAATATGACATCGGGATTGGTTACGGTGACGACATTGATAGGGCAAAAGAGTTAATTTTAGAAGCAATATATAGCGTCAATGGGATTTTAAAAGACCCCGCCCCCGATGCCTTGGTAATTGATTTAGCTGATAGTACAGTCAATATTCGTGCGCGTTGGTGGATTCAACCACCACGACGGGCAGATGCTATGATTGCACGGGATAAGGTCTTAACTGCAATTAAGAAAAAGCTAACTGCTCATGGCATTGATCTGCCTTTCCCTACACAGCAGATATTATTTCACGATCAAACTGAAGAGACAGATGGCGATCGCACCCGTCAGCGTGAAGGGTGGCCAGCAGGTAAAAAAGAAGTGCCAAAACCCCGCAGTATCGGCGGTTCATTGAGAAAGCTGGCGGAAACCCGCTCCTCGCGCAGAGATGGCAACGGGAATAATCATAGCTATGAAAATCCAGCTAATTAA
- a CDS encoding PRC-barrel domain-containing protein produces the protein MLKGSDIIGKPIITYDTGKQIEKVADVIFDHNSNYILAFLVSDSGWFNAAKVIPIEDVHAIGPDAVIAKWKFAVVAAKKIREVKKILERNNVLKDTRVMTTDGRFLGTMIDLYFDERNGQIEGYEVEGGMFAHPETGHSFVPAPQTIRIGVDVAFVPPETVDLMEEQIVEIKDENSVLFDRELPQSYIPGELELGKNELTLTSNINPVKLLLPTQEAVTVLQQNVEPTQQKAFVIGKTVDRTVITPDGTPLVVQGQLVTLKDVEAAMRWGILNQLYLAAGGQVSDQATIIQNDLLLRAEPQVPEFIPINNKQVFDSQEKGYCQPRDSVNSYTVEQSKGRRLQKSIQTKEGFFIGAQGQIVTNKVIELAKNYHKEQELIAAVGLTTEKTSRFSTKFAQTGKQLPTSVNSAGETSVYGVMPTSPDQPAFWGQLKAIVKSFQKRNFQATEEQRIRVALGRPVNRVILDNDDNFILNVGELVTHQAIDYAKQAGVLDILLASVEYRSGGLNITESQEPVLAQASVVESPVPTESSGSKSGRPSLKN, from the coding sequence ATGCTGAAAGGAAGTGACATCATCGGTAAGCCGATTATCACCTACGATACAGGCAAACAAATTGAAAAAGTTGCCGATGTGATTTTTGACCATAATAGTAATTACATTCTTGCCTTTTTAGTGTCTGACAGTGGTTGGTTTAATGCTGCTAAGGTAATACCGATAGAAGATGTACACGCCATTGGGCCAGATGCAGTAATTGCAAAATGGAAGTTTGCAGTTGTAGCTGCTAAAAAAATACGTGAAGTTAAAAAAATTTTAGAACGTAATAATGTACTGAAAGACACAAGGGTGATGACCACAGATGGTCGCTTCTTGGGTACAATGATTGATTTATACTTCGATGAACGCAACGGTCAAATTGAAGGATATGAAGTCGAAGGTGGAATGTTTGCTCATCCTGAAACTGGACACTCATTTGTGCCAGCACCACAGACAATCAGAATAGGTGTGGATGTGGCGTTTGTCCCCCCTGAAACTGTAGATTTGATGGAAGAACAAATTGTTGAAATCAAGGATGAAAATTCTGTCTTATTTGATCGTGAATTGCCTCAATCTTATATCCCAGGTGAGCTTGAATTAGGAAAAAATGAGCTTACACTAACGTCAAATATTAATCCAGTAAAATTATTACTACCTACTCAAGAAGCTGTTACAGTATTACAACAAAATGTTGAACCAACTCAACAAAAAGCTTTTGTGATTGGCAAAACTGTAGATCGAACGGTGATTACTCCTGATGGTACGCCCTTAGTTGTACAAGGTCAGTTAGTGACGCTAAAGGATGTAGAGGCAGCGATGCGTTGGGGTATTTTAAATCAACTATATTTAGCTGCTGGCGGTCAAGTTTCAGATCAAGCTACCATAATACAAAATGATCTACTACTAAGAGCAGAGCCACAAGTTCCAGAATTTATCCCAATCAATAATAAACAGGTGTTTGATAGTCAAGAAAAAGGTTATTGTCAGCCGCGAGATTCTGTTAATAGTTATACTGTTGAACAATCAAAAGGTAGAAGATTACAAAAGTCAATACAAACAAAAGAAGGATTTTTTATTGGCGCTCAAGGACAAATTGTTACTAATAAAGTTATTGAACTAGCGAAAAATTATCACAAAGAACAAGAATTAATTGCAGCAGTTGGTTTGACAACTGAAAAAACATCGCGCTTTTCTACAAAATTTGCTCAAACAGGTAAACAACTGCCTACATCTGTTAATTCTGCTGGTGAGACTTCTGTATATGGTGTAATGCCAACTTCTCCAGATCAACCCGCTTTCTGGGGACAGTTAAAGGCAATAGTTAAGAGCTTTCAAAAACGCAACTTTCAAGCTACTGAGGAGCAACGTATTAGAGTGGCATTGGGGCGACCTGTTAACCGAGTAATTTTAGATAACGATGACAATTTTATTTTAAATGTGGGTGAATTAGTGACACATCAGGCGATAGATTATGCTAAACAGGCAGGTGTGCTAGATATTCTACTAGCATCTGTTGAGTATCGCTCTGGTGGGCTGAACATCACCGAGTCGCAGGAACCTGTACTGGCTCAGGCATCAGTAGTAGAAAGTCCAGTACCCACAGAATCCTCTGGCAGTAAGTCTGGGCGACCTTCGCTCAAGAATTAA
- a CDS encoding DUF1517 domain-containing protein encodes MSSLRDRFNQFSGKTRFVVARLFIHLAGAEVAPLLGILNRAAREAVESDGDLNILGEGLVEICENLLQYDTYWQSAANEGDVLWDEGEAGDYVNELFTDSAQRYLSEPFSSEGSSPQDQPLSLPVTRNLVVMITVAAEGEEPKLETDLSNISALKAGLKALINLHYQERLRAIQVHYSPAQFGDELTNDQLLTNFPELIPL; translated from the coding sequence ATGAGTTCTTTGCGCGATCGCTTCAATCAGTTTAGTGGCAAAACTCGATTTGTAGTTGCTCGTTTGTTTATCCATTTAGCAGGTGCAGAAGTTGCTCCTCTATTGGGTATCCTTAACCGTGCTGCTAGGGAAGCAGTCGAATCTGATGGAGATTTAAATATTCTAGGAGAAGGACTCGTTGAGATTTGTGAAAACTTATTACAATACGATACTTACTGGCAATCTGCTGCTAATGAAGGTGATGTTTTGTGGGATGAGGGTGAAGCTGGAGATTATGTAAATGAATTGTTTACTGACTCTGCACAAAGATACCTCAGTGAACCTTTTTCCAGTGAAGGAAGTTCCCCGCAAGATCAGCCTTTATCTTTGCCTGTGACACGCAACTTGGTTGTAATGATTACGGTAGCGGCAGAAGGTGAAGAACCTAAATTGGAAACAGATTTATCAAACATTTCTGCTCTCAAAGCTGGTCTGAAAGCATTAATTAATTTACATTATCAAGAAAGACTACGAGCGATTCAAGTTCATTATTCTCCAGCACAATTTGGAGATGAACTGACTAACGATCAACTCTTGACAAATTTTCCAGAATTAATCCCGCTTTAA